The region GGTGTCGTTTCTGGGAGTGCCACTGCTGGCCTCACTGGTCACCGGGCTGGTGGTCTACAAACGTTTCTGGAAAAGCTTTTTTCGCCCGACATTGCGTATTCGCCATGGCGCTCGAATCTTCTGGGGCGATTTTCATCGACTCAGCGGTATCTGGTCGATCTGGTTCATTGCCGTGATCTCGATCACCGGCGTCTGGTTCCTGATCAAGGCAATCCTGTTCGACAACCAGATTTCGATCACCACCGAACCCGTGGTATCGGTCGTCTCCCGAGAAAGCGTGCCCTTGACCCGCGATGGTAAACCCGCGCCCATGATCAACCTGGAACAGGCCATTCAGGTGGCGCAGGAGAAAATTCCGGGGCTTGAAGCCAGTTTCATCAGCCTGCCGAGCAATGCCTACAGCCACCTCTCAGTGGGCGGTCGAAGCTGGTATCCATTGATGTTCCAGACCGCAGAGGTCAACCCCTACAACGGCGATATTGCCAGTACCCGGCTACTGTCCGACCGCTCCAGCCTCGAATTCGTCACCGAATCGATGCGGCCCTTGCACACCGGAGACTTTGGCGGAATCTGGATCAAGCTGATCTGGTTTTTCTTCGGGCTGCTGCTGAGCATGATGGTGCTAAGCGGGCTGTTGATTTGGACCAAACGCACTGCGCTGGCGACGGCCAACGCGTTTAGGCGCAGCAACAACCCGCCGCGTACCTCCACGCTTTCGACACCGCAACCGACCCTCAACACACAGACACCGGAGGGCAACCTGTGAGCAAGACGACCCTTGCACCGGCGCCCTCCCACGTGCGCCGACTGTGGCGAAAGTGGCGCTTGCACCTGAACATTCTGTTGTTGCTGATCCCGCTGGGCTTCATGCCCAAGTATTTTGCCGACGCGTCACTGTTTCGCGGCGACAACGGGCTAGGCGAACGGGAAATCGGCAACATACCGGTCGGCCCCTGGAGCCTGCGCCTCGCCGAGTTGCACAACGAAGGGCCACTCCTGACAGGCCCCGCCGGCTACATGAAAGCCTTTAACGCAGCGCTGTGTGAGCGTTGCCGCGATCAGGTCAAGGCGACTTACCTGCGCATCGGCAAACCCCGCAGCTTGCGCGCCGCCGGGGTGATTTTCTTCGGCACGCCCTACCGCATGGGCGCGTCGTTACCCGTCCCGGCAAAGACCAAAACGGATGCCGAACTGTGGATCACTCTCGAAGGCTGGGACGGCAGCCTGCATCAAGCCTCTATCCCTCTGAGCCAGGCGTCCCCGGCCACGGTGGCCTGGCTGAACAAACAAGGTGGCAAACCATGATCAAGACGTTACGCCCACTGAGCGCCCTATTGTGGGTGCTTGGCGCCGGTTTCAGCGCCAGCGCCCTGGCGCACAACCCGATGTGCGAATGCAAAGCCATCGACGCCGAACAGATCCGCTGCACCGGCGGCTTTTCCGACGGCAGCGGCGCGCCGGGGGTGACACTGGATGTGATCGGCTACGACGAATCCATTCTGGTGCCCGGCAAGCTTGGCGCCGATTCAACCCTGACCTTCAAGAAGCCCAGCGCGGAGTTCTACGTGCTGTTCGACGCGGGTCCCGGCCATGTGGTCGAGATCGACCAAGCCGACATCGAGGCACCCGGAACATGAGTTTGACCACCGCCACCACGCACGTCGTCCGCCCCGCCGGCGCCGGCCATGAAACCCTCTTTGTGCTGTTGTTATGCCTGCTGATTCTAGCGGTCTCAGGCTCGGTGGTGGCTTGGCGCAGCGAGTCTCAAACAGTCACACGCGTGGGTGTTGATCAATTGGATGCCCGTCGTGACCTGAGCGCGGCCGAACAAGGTATTTACGCCGACCTGCGAGTAACCCTGGACGAAATCCACCTGCTGCGTCAGGAACAACAGACGCCACCTACGCCTGCGGGACTGGCCGACGAGGGCTTTGCGCCGTTTGTCCAGGACGCGAGTTCAGTGCGTCGTGGCGCCCATACCTGGCAGTTGCTCGGAGCCCAAGCCTACTTCGGTCAGAGCCAGACGAGGAGCGTGGCCGGTTCATTTCTGATGCGATTGAGCGCAAATGACGACGCTACGCCAGACATCTGGCTCAACCGTGGCAGCCCTCTCAACGCCCCAAACGAGTTCAGTGATGCCGCGCTCCAAAGCGCTGGCTGGCAGCAAATCGTCGCGCAATTCGACGCCGGCGTGACCCGCCAGCATCGGCACTGAACCCTCGCCTTCACCCGAGAGAAGATCGCTTCCTATGCCTATTTCATCTCAACGCAGCTCATTTTTTCGCCTGCTGCTAGTCGGCCTATTGGCCTGCCTGCTGGCGCCCCTGGCCAGTGCCGAAGAGGCCAAGCGCCTGCGCATCGGCATCACCCTGCATCCTTATTACAGCTACGTCGCCAACATTGTCGGCGACAAAGCCGAAGTAGTGCCGTTGATTCCGGCCGGCTTCAACCCCCACGCCTACGAACCCCGGGCCGAAGACATCAAGCGCATTGGTAGCCTGGACGTGATCGTGCTTAACGGCGTGGGTCATGACGACTTTGCCGACCGCATGATCGCCGCCAGCGAAACCCCGAACATCCCGGTCATCGAGGCTAATGAAAACGTGCCGCTACTGGCCGCCACCGGCACCGCCGCCCGGGGCGCTGGCAAGGTAGTGAACCCACATACCTTCCTCTCGATCAGCGCCTCCATCGCCCAAGTCAATAACATCGCCCGGGAGCTGGGCAAACTCGACCCGGTCAATGCCAAAACCTACACCCAGAATGCCCGCGCCTACGGCAAACGCCTGCGGCAGATGCGCGCCGACGCGCTGGCGAAACTGACTCAGGCACCTAATCCTGACCTGCGCGTAGCCACGGTCCATGCGGCTTACGACTACCTGCTGCGCGAATTTGGCCTTGAAGTGACCGCCGTGGTCGAACCAGCGCACGGTATTGAGCCGAGCCCCAGCCAGTTGAAAAAGACCATCGACCAACTGCGCGCTTTGGACGTGAAAGTGATCTTCTCCGAGATGGATTTCCCCTCCACCTACGTCGAAACCATCCAGCGTGAATCCGGGGTGAAGCTGTATCCGCTGTCGCATATTTCCTATGGCGAATACACCGCTGACAAGTACGAAAAAGAAATGACCGGCAACCTGAACACCGTCGTCCGTGCCATTCAGGAGTCCGGCTCATGACCGCTCACGAAACGCTAATCGCACACAACAGCGGCCCGACCCTCGACTTCGCCAAGGTTTGCCTGACACTGGGCCGCACGACGATCCTCGACCAAGTGACCTTCCAGGTTCAGTCCGGCACCGTGCATGCGCTGGTGGGCCCGAATGGCGGCGGCAAGAGTTCCCTGATCAAGACACTGCTGGGGCAAATGCCGCATCAGGGTCGCTTGAGTCTGCAATGGCCTGGCGAGCCTGGGGTCATCGGCTACGTGCCGCAAGCGCTTGAGTTTGATCGCGGATTGCCAATGACCGTAGATGATTTCATGGCCGCCATGTGTCAGCGGCGCCCGGCATTCCTCGGGTTGAGCAAACATTACGCGCCCGCGATTGGCGAGGCGCTGGAACGGGTCGGCATGCAGGACAAACGCAAACGGCGCATGGGCGCGTTATCCGGTGGCGAGCGGCAGCGGGTCTTGCTGGCCCAAGGGCTGATTCCGGCACCGCGATTGCTGGTGCTCGACGAACCGATGTCGGCCCTCGATGAGGCCGGCATTCAGGTGTTCGAACGGCTGCTGGACGATTGGCGACGCAGCGGCATCACCGTGTTGTGGATCGAGCACGATCTAGAGGCTGTCGGGCGGCTGGCGGATCGGGTCACCGGGCTCAATCGCCGGGTATTGTTCGATGCCACGCCGAAACAGGCGCTGACTCCGGAGCGCCTGCTGAGCCTGTTCTCGACCCATCCACGGAGCGCTGCCTGATGAGCTATGAAGCCTTTCGTTTGATGGTCCAGGGTTGGGCCTCTTCGGGTTATCTACCGGAAGCAATGGCCTATGGATTTGTGGTTAATGCGCTGCTCGCCGGACTGTTGATCGGCCCGGTACTGGGCGGCCTCGGCACGCTGGTGGTGGTCAAGCGCTTTGCGTTTTTCTCCGAAGCGGTAGGCCACGCGGCACTCACCGGTGTGGCGATCGGCATCCTCCTCGGCGAACCCTACACCGGACCTTACGGAAGCCTGTTCGGCTACTGCCTGCTATTCGGCATCCTGCTTAATTACCTGCGCAACCGCACCGGCCTGGCGCCAGATACGCTGATCGGAGTGTTCCTCTCCGTATCGTTGGCGCTGGGTGCCAGCCTGTTGCTGATACTGGCGGGCAAAATCAACGTCCATATTCTCGAAAACGTGCTGTTCGGCTCGGTGCTGACGGTTAACGGCAATGACTTGCTGGTACTGGCCGTCGTCGGTTCACTGGTCATGGCCCTGGCGCTGCCGCTGTACAACCGCATCATGCTTGCCAGTTTTAATCCGCAATTGGCGGCGGTGCGCGGTGTGGCGGTGAAGACCCTGGATTATCTGTTCGTGATTCTGGTGACACTGATCACCGTGGCCGCAGTAAAAGTTATCGGCGCGATTCTGGTCGGTGCGCTGTTGGTGATTCCAGCAGCAGCGGCGCGTTTACTCAGCCAATCATTGAAGGGATTCTTCTGGTGCTCGGTGTCGATCGCAACCGTCAGTACCTTATGCGGAATACTCGCGCCAATTGTTTTCGACCTGCCCATCCCGTCCGGCGCCGCAATCATCCTGGTGGCCGGTATCGCTTTCGCCCTGTCT is a window of Pseudomonas sp. DC1.2 DNA encoding:
- a CDS encoding PepSY domain-containing protein, whose protein sequence is MSKKSRSKLWFLVHSWLALPIWFFVLIVCVTGTLAVVSQEIVWLANPQMRASQPSDDAQRLNYDQIIAAIKKAEPNTLVESINRPDESHFALDVAVSYPDGRSVTVYVNPYSGVIQGVAPQFNFKAFTRALHGWWLVPFTNGFSWGWYLVSFLGVPLLASLVTGLVVYKRFWKSFFRPTLRIRHGARIFWGDFHRLSGIWSIWFIAVISITGVWFLIKAILFDNQISITTEPVVSVVSRESVPLTRDGKPAPMINLEQAIQVAQEKIPGLEASFISLPSNAYSHLSVGGRSWYPLMFQTAEVNPYNGDIASTRLLSDRSSLEFVTESMRPLHTGDFGGIWIKLIWFFFGLLLSMMVLSGLLIWTKRTALATANAFRRSNNPPRTSTLSTPQPTLNTQTPEGNL
- a CDS encoding thiamine pyrophosphate-binding protein yields the protein MSKTTLAPAPSHVRRLWRKWRLHLNILLLLIPLGFMPKYFADASLFRGDNGLGEREIGNIPVGPWSLRLAELHNEGPLLTGPAGYMKAFNAALCERCRDQVKATYLRIGKPRSLRAAGVIFFGTPYRMGASLPVPAKTKTDAELWITLEGWDGSLHQASIPLSQASPATVAWLNKQGGKP
- a CDS encoding DUF6162 family protein, coding for MTTATTHVVRPAGAGHETLFVLLLCLLILAVSGSVVAWRSESQTVTRVGVDQLDARRDLSAAEQGIYADLRVTLDEIHLLRQEQQTPPTPAGLADEGFAPFVQDASSVRRGAHTWQLLGAQAYFGQSQTRSVAGSFLMRLSANDDATPDIWLNRGSPLNAPNEFSDAALQSAGWQQIVAQFDAGVTRQHRH
- a CDS encoding metal ABC transporter substrate-binding protein yields the protein MPISSQRSSFFRLLLVGLLACLLAPLASAEEAKRLRIGITLHPYYSYVANIVGDKAEVVPLIPAGFNPHAYEPRAEDIKRIGSLDVIVLNGVGHDDFADRMIAASETPNIPVIEANENVPLLAATGTAARGAGKVVNPHTFLSISASIAQVNNIARELGKLDPVNAKTYTQNARAYGKRLRQMRADALAKLTQAPNPDLRVATVHAAYDYLLREFGLEVTAVVEPAHGIEPSPSQLKKTIDQLRALDVKVIFSEMDFPSTYVETIQRESGVKLYPLSHISYGEYTADKYEKEMTGNLNTVVRAIQESGS
- a CDS encoding metal ABC transporter ATP-binding protein, which encodes MTAHETLIAHNSGPTLDFAKVCLTLGRTTILDQVTFQVQSGTVHALVGPNGGGKSSLIKTLLGQMPHQGRLSLQWPGEPGVIGYVPQALEFDRGLPMTVDDFMAAMCQRRPAFLGLSKHYAPAIGEALERVGMQDKRKRRMGALSGGERQRVLLAQGLIPAPRLLVLDEPMSALDEAGIQVFERLLDDWRRSGITVLWIEHDLEAVGRLADRVTGLNRRVLFDATPKQALTPERLLSLFSTHPRSAA
- a CDS encoding metal ABC transporter permease, with the protein product MSYEAFRLMVQGWASSGYLPEAMAYGFVVNALLAGLLIGPVLGGLGTLVVVKRFAFFSEAVGHAALTGVAIGILLGEPYTGPYGSLFGYCLLFGILLNYLRNRTGLAPDTLIGVFLSVSLALGASLLLILAGKINVHILENVLFGSVLTVNGNDLLVLAVVGSLVMALALPLYNRIMLASFNPQLAAVRGVAVKTLDYLFVILVTLITVAAVKVIGAILVGALLVIPAAAARLLSQSLKGFFWCSVSIATVSTLCGILAPIVFDLPIPSGAAIILVAGIAFALSAIARGVVPSLKGNLG